One Mercurialis annua linkage group LG3, ddMerAnnu1.2, whole genome shotgun sequence DNA window includes the following coding sequences:
- the LOC126673799 gene encoding protein STICHEL-like 2, producing the protein MTDGRRHSVDIPISRALIALRRVRSLRDPSTNSMSKFSTLLENVNWETNSTNEISLQFMGGCQPEDSDHNGLKRDEEVDDFDPQCDLEKTKHEFNLGRVENDDDHWKKSMSERYYTNHRDKGLELTCITPSSKYLEDEDLNNEVIERSPKAECFYQSRPRRKSQCKTQAKSSCMVGDILSRVGSPCLSASDAFSSHSVSLLANEETDFMVQSDRGCGISRCWTRTPRFRETNSYADGEGRPLLFKDSAEVTSHGQRNWKLSTNESPKSFSQKFRPKSFEELVGQDVVAKSLLSAISIGRISSLYLFHGPRGTGKTSASTIFAAALNCLSLEEYKPCGLCRECVMFFSGRSRDVKEVDSVRINRADRIRSLVKNAAIPPVSSRFKIFIVDECHLLHEETWATVLNSLETLSYHVVFVMITPDLDKLPRSAVTRSQRYHFPKIKNADIATRLGNICSEEGIEFDQAAIDFISAKSNGSLRDAEIMLDQLSLIGKKITMSLAYELIGVVSDDELLDLLDLALSSDTSNTVIKARELMRSRIDPMQLVSQLANLIMDILAGKCQEDGSEVRRKFSSRHGTEVDMQRLSHALKILSETEKQLRMCKSQSTWLTVALLQLSSLESPGLDANDLKPLRNVHDKDGEFCSPSSTGESLKLALPCSCKDCKSHKLGKQGDYEATLESIWSNATKLCQSTSLRKFLRKQGKLSSLRVNQDMAVAELEFHHPDYVSKAEKSWKIIASLLQYVLGRNVEIRINLVLSTPVSKCKKLRKLSFSLFSCSRRVPQKSQLPAECGNDSDYSYHISEKCMTRDSNVILTCSSPSKSQVPPNYFSSVDAVRALRNSEGNVLSTRKTSSHGSLQDDTSKISGYGNDSSKEDRSSLECETFSSRETEDQPNCFSRTLRLQKRLPSSNHSRVICMGNQEVNKLALPFPEKSIEPCDDANDSYVFSSNKDTNNSRSEDGSTENSPSLCWRTPTFPQSKTWQLTCRRRRLPLVKWTLPCASAK; encoded by the exons ATGACGGATGGCCGGCGGCACTCGGTTGACATTCCCATCTCAAGGGCTCTTATTGCTCTTAGGAGAGTGAGGTCTTTGCGGGACCCGTCGACAAATTCTATGAGCAAGTTCTCTACTTTACTAGAAAATGTGAATTGGGAAACTAATTCCACTAATGAGATTTCTCTGCAGTTTATGGGTGGCTGTCAACCAGAAGATTCTGATCATAATGGTCTTAAGAGGGATGAAGAAGTTGATGATTTTGATCCCCAATGTGATTTGGAAAAAACAAAGCATGAGTTCAATTTGGGCAGAGTAGAAAATGATGATGATCATTGGAAAAAGTCCATGAGTGAAAGATATTACACCAATCATAGGGACAAAGGATTGGAATTAACATGTATCACACCTTCAAGTAAATATTTAGAAGATGAGGATTTGAATAATGAAGTGATAGAAAGATCACCAAAAGCAGAATGCTTTTACCAGTCTAGGCCAAGAAGGAAATCCCAATGCAAGACTCAGGCTAAATCATCTTGTATGGTGGGTGATATTTTAAGTCGTGTAGGTAGTCCATGTTTATCTGCAAGTGATGCTTTTTCAAGCCATAGTGTGTCACTCCTTGCAAATGAAGAGACTGATTTCATGGTCCAAAGTGACCGGGGCTGTGGCATAAGCCGATGCTGGACGAGAACCCCTCGATTTCGTGAAACGAATTCGTATGCTGATGGAGAAGGTCGCCCCTTGTTGTTCAAGGATTCAGCTGAGGTAACATCTCATGGGCAGAGGAACTGGAAGCTTAGTACTAATGAAAGTCCTAAGAGTTTCAGTCAGAAGTTCCGGCCAAAATCTTTCGAGGAATTGGTTGGACAAGATGTGGTCGCAAAGTCTCTTTTGAGTGCCATTTCGATAGGGAGGATATCCTCCTTATATCTCTTTCACGGCCCCCGTGGCACAGGTAAAACCTCGGCCTCGACAATCTTTGCTGCTGCGTTAAATTGTCTCTCACTTGAGGAGTATAAACCGTGTGGTCTTTGTCGAGAATGTGTTATGTTCTTTTCTGGAAGGAGCAGAGATGTGAAAGAAGTGGATTCGGTCAGAATTAATCGAGCAGATAGGATTAGATCCCTTGTTAAGAATGCAGCAATTCCGCCAGTTTCATCACGGTTCAAGATTTTCATTGTTGATGAGTGTCACTTGTTGCACGAAGAGACGTGGGCAACTGTTCTTAACAGTCTAGAGACTCTTTCCTATCATGTGGTCTTTGTGATGATCACACCTGATTTGGATAAGTTGCCAAGAAGTGCAGTAACTCGGTCACAAAGATATCATTTTCCAAAGATAAAAAATGCTGATATAGCAACCAGATTAGGAAATATATGTAGTGAGGAGGGAATTGAATTTGATCAGGCTGCTATAGACTTCATTTCTGCTAAATCAAATGGTTCACTTCGAGACGCAGAAATTATGCTCGATCAATTGAGTTTAATTGGTAAAAAGATTACAATGTCCTTGGCTTATGAGCTT ATAGGAGTTGTTTCTGATGATGAATTGCTTGATTTGCTTGATCTGGCATTGTCATCTGACACTTCAAATACAGTTATAAAGGCTAGGGAGTTGATGAGATCCAGGATTGATCCTATGCAGCTTGTGTCACAGTTGGCAAATCTCATAATGGACATACTTGCTGGTAAATGCCAAGAAGACGGTTCCGAAGTTAGAAGAAAATTTTCAAGCAGGCATGGCA CTGAGGTGGACATGCAGAGGCTGAGTCATGCATTGAAAATACTTTCTGAAACTGAGAAGCAACTTAGAATGTGCAAAAGCCAAAGCACGTGGCTTACTGTTGCTCTTCTACAGTTGAGCTCTCTTGAATCTCCTGGTTTGGATGCCAATGATCTAAAGCCTTTGAGAAATGTGCATGACAAAG ATGGTGAATTTTGCAGTCCATCTTCAACAGGGGAGAGCTTAAAACTTGCTCTTCCTTGTTCATGTAAAGACTGTAAGTCACATAAACTGGGGAAGCAAGGGGATTATGAAGCCACACTGGAATCTATATGGAGCAATGCTACAAAATTATGCCAATCAACTTCGCTCAGGAAGTTTCTAAGGAAACAAGGGAAGCTGTCTTCTCTTCGTGTAAATCAAG ATATGGCTGTGGCTGAATTGGAATTCCACCATCCCGACTATGTTTCCAAGGCTGAGAAATCTTGGAAGATTATAGCTAGTTTGCTGCAGTATGTGTTGGGGCGAAATGTAGAAATTAGAATTAATCTTGTACTTAGTACTCCTGTCTCGAAGTGTAAGAAACTGCGGAAGCTATCTTTTAGCTTGTTTAGTTGTTCTCGCAGAGTGCCACAAAAGTCACAATTACCAGCGGAGTGTGGAAATGACTCGGACTATTCTTATCACATCTCTGAAAAGTGTATGACGAGGGACAGCAATGTTATTTTAACTTGTTCTTCTCCTAGTAAATCCCAAGTGCCGCCTAACTACTTTTCCAGCGTAGATGCGGTAAGGGCTTTGAGGAATAGTGAAGGGAATGTATTGAGCACAAGAAAAACTTCATCCCACGGGTCACTGCAAGATGATACGTCTAAAATCTCAGGATATGGAAACGATTCATCAAAAGAAGATCGAAGCAGCCTTGAATGCGAAACATTCTCTAGTCGGGAGACTGAAGACCAGCCAAACTGTTTTTCTAGAACCCTCAGACTCCAAAAGAGGCTACCTTCGTCAAACCATTCTCGAGTAATATGTATGGGTAACCAAGAAGTAAACAAGCTTGCACTTCCTTTTCCTGAGAAATCCATTGAACCATGCGATGACGCCAATGATTCTTATGTCTTCAGTAGCAACAAGGACACCAACAACTCCAGAAGTGAAGATGG GTCGACAGAGAACTCGCCTTCTCTTTGTTGGAGGACACCAACATTTCCACAGAGCAAG ACTTGGCAGTTGACATGCCGCAGACGGAGGTTACCCTTGGTTAAGTGGACTCTTCCTTGTGCCTCTGCAAAATAG
- the LOC126674298 gene encoding probable Ufm1-specific protease isoform X1, which produces MIADNSTVTLLCSKLLITRTEAGLRWLIGSPFFPKFTVISTFRCIHHTSNAALSPDYLKESEDIRALLLKGFHVIGALIVTKTSDLEQTAREAINRACELRKLLSDETEAGVEKEAVIGAVADLDSDDVKFFASTSSNSAGIESINSVVYEDNPDKFIWERGCLIRCRLPIKLPLCVPVDNPPDAEKMFLRANEAVIAQLKDPRAVYMVESCNRDSSEASAPSILRGTELDFNVILSDIKLVHNDAPQDSSAKTITCSDFCLKGKSASKVISAENADTIQVSVLLNRSQKSLKPAAPVAEYFPALDKAKFVVLDFELDVLCYADKDLSLIYAVSKLIIPGLINQIYTMKKAISPYLLAQHPQLHSYHFNPPGLLHPITVVYELNYGETELKQVEVRRSLHLRLGLPYDRPLLRVANALDFSMVKDSSVVKSRRKGSFLLKDVHIGIPSSGVSGGVVSLVQGSYDYHHYLQDGFDDSGWGCAYRSLQTIISWFRLQHYTAIEVPSHREIQQSLVEIGDKEPSFIGSRDWIGAIELSFVLDKLLGVTSKIMNVRSGAELPEKCRELALHFETQGTPIMIGGGVLAYTLLGVEYNEGSGDCAFLILDPHYTGNDEHKKIINGGWCGWKKAVDSKGKNFFLQDKFYNLLLPQRPNMV; this is translated from the exons ATGATCGCCGATAACTCAACCGTAACACTTCTATGCTCTAAGTTACTCATCACAAGAACAGAGGCCGGCCTCCGATGGCTAATCGGATCGCCGTTCTTCCCCAAATTCACAGTCATCTCCACTTTCAGATGCATCCACCACACGTCCAATGCCGCTCTCTCTCCAGATTACCTCAAAGAATCAG AAGATATTCGAGCATTATTATTGAAAGGATTCCACGTGATTGGAGCGTTAATAGTTACTAAAACCTCTGATTTGGAGCAAACCGCTCGTGAAGCGATTAACAGAGCTTGTGAATTGAGGAAATTACTCTCTGATGAGACGGAAGCAGGAGTGGAGAAGGAAGCTGTGATTGGAGCGGTTGCTGATTTGGATAGTGATGATGTTAAATTTTTCGCCTCGACGAGCTCGAATTCAGCCGGCATTGAGTCTATTAATTCTGTTGTTTATGAAGATAATCCTGATAAGTTCATCTGGGAGAGAGGCTGTTTGATTCGGTGTCGGCTTCCGATTAAATTACCGTTATGTGTTCCTGTAGATAATCCGCCTG ATGCAGAGAAGATGTTTTTGCGTGCCAATGAAGCAGTCATTGCCCAACTCAAAGATCCACGGGCTGTGTATATGGTAGAAAGTTGTAATCGAGATTCTTCAGAAGCTTCTGCACCTTCCATTCTTCGCGGTACCGAACTGGATTTTAACGTAATTCTCTCAGATATCAAGCTTGTGCATAATGACGCTCCTCAAGATTCTAGTGCAAAAACAATAACGTGCAGTGACTTTTGTTTGAAAGGAAAATCTGCATCAAAGGTGATTTCCGCTGAG AATGCAGATACGATCCAAGTGAGTGTTCTGCTTAATAGGTCACAGAAATCCCTGAAGCCCGCAGCACCCGTTGCAGAATATTTTCCAG CTTTGGATAAAGCTAAATTTGTTGTCCTGGACTTTGAGCTAGATGTGCTGTGCTACGCAGACAAGGATCTGTCACTAATATATGCTGTTTCAAAGTTAATAATCCCTGGGTTAATCAATCAGATATATACAATGAAGAAAGCAATCTCACCCTATCTCCTAGCACAACATCCACAG CTACATTCATACCATTTTAATCCACCTGGACTTTTGCATCCAATAACTGTTGTCTATGAACTCAATTATGGGGAGACAGAACTGAAGCAAG TTGAAGTCAGACGATCCTTACACTTAAGGCTAGGGCTCCCTTATGATCGTCCTCTTCTAAGAGTTGCTAATGCACTTGATTTCTCTATGGTGAAGGATAGCTCGGTGGTCAAATCAAGAAGAAAAG GTTCTTTTTTGCTGAAAGATGTGCATATTGGCATCCCAAGCAGTGGCG TCTCGGGAGGAGTTGTCTCTCTAGTTCAAGGCTCTTATGACTACCATCACTATCTTCAAGACGGTTTTGATGACTCG GGCTGGGGTTGTGCTTACCGCTCTCTGCAAACTATCATTTCATGGTTTAGACTTCAGCACTATACTGCCATCGAAGTTCCTTCTCACAG GGAAATACAGCAATCACTTGTGGAGATTGGAGATAAAGAGCCATCATTTATTGGATCGCGGGATTGGATTGGTGCTATTGAGTTGAGCTTTGTTTTGGATAAGCTTTTGGGT GTAACTAGCAAAATTATGAATGTGAGATCAGGAGCTGAACTTCCTGAAAAATGTCGAGAATTGGCTTTGCACTTTGAGACTCAAGGAACACCAATTATGATTG GTGGCGGTGTTCTTGCATATACATTATTGGGAGTTGAGTACAATGAGGGCAGCGGAGATTGTGCATTTCTAATTCTAGATCCTCACTATACCGGTAACGATGAACACAAGAAAATTATTAACGGTGGATGGTGCGGATGGAAGAAAGCTGTTGATAGCAAAGGGAAGAATTTCTTCTTGCAAGACAAGTTTTATAATCTTCTCCTGCCACAAAGGCCCAACATGGTATAA
- the LOC126674298 gene encoding probable Ufm1-specific protease isoform X2, with protein MIADNSTVTLLCSKLLITRTEAGLRWLIGSPFFPKFTVISTFRCIHHTSNAALSPDYLKESEDIRALLLKGFHVIGALIVTKTSDLEQTAREAINRACELRKLLSDETEAGVEKEAVIGAVADLDSDDVKFFASTSSNSAGIESINSVVYEDNPDKFIWERGCLIRCRLPIKLPLCVPVDNPPDAEKMFLRANEAVIAQLKDPRAVYMVESCNRDSSEASAPSILRGTELDFNVILSDIKLVHNDAPQDSSAKTITCSDFCLKGKSASKVISAENADTIQVSVLLNRSQKSLKPAAPVAEYFPALDKAKFVVLDFELDVLCYADKDLSLIYAVSKLIIPGLINQIYTMKKAISPYLLAQHPQLHSYHFNPPGLLHPITVVYELNYGETELKQVEVRRSLHLRLGLPYDRPLLRVANALDFSMVKDSSVVKSRRKGSFLLKDVHIGIPSSGVSGGVVSLVQGSYDYHHYLQDGFDDSGWGCAYRSLQTIISWFRLQHYTAIEVPSHSNHLWRLEIKSHHLLDRGIGLVLLS; from the exons ATGATCGCCGATAACTCAACCGTAACACTTCTATGCTCTAAGTTACTCATCACAAGAACAGAGGCCGGCCTCCGATGGCTAATCGGATCGCCGTTCTTCCCCAAATTCACAGTCATCTCCACTTTCAGATGCATCCACCACACGTCCAATGCCGCTCTCTCTCCAGATTACCTCAAAGAATCAG AAGATATTCGAGCATTATTATTGAAAGGATTCCACGTGATTGGAGCGTTAATAGTTACTAAAACCTCTGATTTGGAGCAAACCGCTCGTGAAGCGATTAACAGAGCTTGTGAATTGAGGAAATTACTCTCTGATGAGACGGAAGCAGGAGTGGAGAAGGAAGCTGTGATTGGAGCGGTTGCTGATTTGGATAGTGATGATGTTAAATTTTTCGCCTCGACGAGCTCGAATTCAGCCGGCATTGAGTCTATTAATTCTGTTGTTTATGAAGATAATCCTGATAAGTTCATCTGGGAGAGAGGCTGTTTGATTCGGTGTCGGCTTCCGATTAAATTACCGTTATGTGTTCCTGTAGATAATCCGCCTG ATGCAGAGAAGATGTTTTTGCGTGCCAATGAAGCAGTCATTGCCCAACTCAAAGATCCACGGGCTGTGTATATGGTAGAAAGTTGTAATCGAGATTCTTCAGAAGCTTCTGCACCTTCCATTCTTCGCGGTACCGAACTGGATTTTAACGTAATTCTCTCAGATATCAAGCTTGTGCATAATGACGCTCCTCAAGATTCTAGTGCAAAAACAATAACGTGCAGTGACTTTTGTTTGAAAGGAAAATCTGCATCAAAGGTGATTTCCGCTGAG AATGCAGATACGATCCAAGTGAGTGTTCTGCTTAATAGGTCACAGAAATCCCTGAAGCCCGCAGCACCCGTTGCAGAATATTTTCCAG CTTTGGATAAAGCTAAATTTGTTGTCCTGGACTTTGAGCTAGATGTGCTGTGCTACGCAGACAAGGATCTGTCACTAATATATGCTGTTTCAAAGTTAATAATCCCTGGGTTAATCAATCAGATATATACAATGAAGAAAGCAATCTCACCCTATCTCCTAGCACAACATCCACAG CTACATTCATACCATTTTAATCCACCTGGACTTTTGCATCCAATAACTGTTGTCTATGAACTCAATTATGGGGAGACAGAACTGAAGCAAG TTGAAGTCAGACGATCCTTACACTTAAGGCTAGGGCTCCCTTATGATCGTCCTCTTCTAAGAGTTGCTAATGCACTTGATTTCTCTATGGTGAAGGATAGCTCGGTGGTCAAATCAAGAAGAAAAG GTTCTTTTTTGCTGAAAGATGTGCATATTGGCATCCCAAGCAGTGGCG TCTCGGGAGGAGTTGTCTCTCTAGTTCAAGGCTCTTATGACTACCATCACTATCTTCAAGACGGTTTTGATGACTCG GGCTGGGGTTGTGCTTACCGCTCTCTGCAAACTATCATTTCATGGTTTAGACTTCAGCACTATACTGCCATCGAAGTTCCTTCTCACAG CAATCACTTGTGGAGATTGGAGATAAAGAGCCATCATTTATTGGATCGCGGGATTGGATTGGTGCTATTGAGTTGA
- the LOC126673091 gene encoding MA3 DOMAIN-CONTAINING TRANSLATION REGULATORY FACTOR 3-like has translation MATSEAFLTEEQREIMKLATQNVEILSSSPKSPSSLLAEHHLRVPAASGKAPNAGNAGRHVRRSHSGKCIRVKKDGGGGKGTWGKLLDTDGDSHIDRNDPNYDSGEEPYELVEATISNPLDDYKKAVTSIIEEYFSTGDVEVAASDLRELGSSQYHPFVIKRLVSMAMDRHDKEKEMASVLLSTLYADVISPSHIKDGFVILLEAADDLAVDILDAVDILALFLARAVVDDILPPVFLTRAKKTLVDSSKGFQVIQTAEKSYLSAPHHAELVERRWGGSTHITVEEVKKKIADLLREYVENGDAFEACRCIRELGVSFFHHEVVKRALILSMESRSAEPFMLKLLKEASEEGLISSSQMTKGFARLAESLDDLALDIPSAKKLFQSLVPKAISEGWLDASFMKSSSEDGQGQTEDIKLRKYKGEIVTIIHEYFLSDDIPELIRSLEDLGMPEYNPIFLKKLITLAMDRKNREKEMASVLLSALHVEIFSTDDIVSGFVMLLESAEDTALDILDASNELALFLARAVIDDVLVPLNLEEIGSKLTPNCSGSETVSMARSLVAARHAGERILRCWGGGTGWAVEDAKDKIMKLLEEFESGGVVNEACQCIRDLGMPFFNHEVVKKALVMAMEKKNDRMLDLLQACFNEGLITTNQMTKGLARIKEGLDDLALDIPNAEEKFSFYVEYAQKKGWLQSSFGSSLAATA, from the exons ATGGCGACGAGTGAAGCATTTTTAACGGAGGAGCAGAGAGAAATAATGAAACTAGCGACTCAAAATGTGGAGATATTGTCATCGTCACCGAAATCTCCGTCCTCTTTGCTGGCTGAGCATCATTTACGAGTTCCGGCTGCTTCTGGTAAAGCTCCGAATGCTGGGAATGCTGGGAGGCATGTGCGTAGGTCACACTCTGGCAAGTGTATCCGTGTCAAGAAGG ATGGTGGTGGCGGTAAGGGTACATGGGGCAAACTGCTTGATACTGATGGTGATTCCCATATTGATAGGAATGATCCCAACTATGACAGTGGTGAG GAGCCTTATGAGCTTGTTGAGGCTACCATCTCAAATCCTTTAGATGATTACAAGAAGGCTGTTACTTCTATAATAGAGGAATACTTCAGTACAGGTGATGTCGAAGTGGCAGCATCTGACCTCAGGGAACTTGGCTCAAGCCAATATCATCCATTTGTCATTAAGCGGCTCGTTTCCATGGCCATGGACAGACATGATAAGGAGAAGGAAATGGCTTCTGTTTTACTATCTACACTGTATGCGGATGTCATCAGTCCATCCCACATTAAGGATGGATTTGTCATACTTCTTGAGGCAGCTGATGATCTTGCTGTGGATATTCTGGATGCAGTTGATATCCTTGCTTTGTTTTTAGCTCGCGCTGTGGTAGATGATATCCTTCCTCCAGTTTTTCTCACTAGAGCGAAGAAGACCCTTGTGGATTCCTCAAAGGGATTTCAGGTTATTCAAACTGCTGAGAAGAGCTATCTCTCGGCTCCACACCATGCAGAACTTGTGGAAAGGAGGTGGGGTGGTAGCACTCATATCACTGTTGAGGAAGTAAAGAAAAAGATTGCTGATCTCTTGAGGGAATATGTGGAGAATGGGGATGCTTTTGAGGCATGCAGGTGCATAAGAGAATTGGGCGTTTCATTCTTTCATCACGAGGTCGTTAAGAGGGCTTTAATTCTTTCCATGGAGAGTCGAAGTGCTGAACCGTTTATGCTAAAGCTGCTGAAGGAAGCTTCTGAGGAAGGCCTGATAAGTTCCAGTCAAATGACTAAGGGTTTTGCTCGGTTAGCTGAAAGCCTCGATGACCTTGCTCTTGACATTCCTTCTGCAAAAAAACTGTTCCAATCACTTGTTCCGAAGGCTATATCTGAGGGTTGGCTGGATGCATCGTTCATGAAGTCATCCAGTGAAGATGGACAAGGACAAACTGAAGATATAAAGTTGAGGAAATACAAGGGAGAAATTGTCACAATAATTCATGAGTATTTTTTGTCAGATGACATTCCTGAACTAATTCGAAGTCTTGAAGATCTTGGCATGCCCGAGTATAATCCAATTTTCTTGAAAAAGCTCATAACTCTTGCTATGGATAGAAAGAACAGGGAGAAAGAAATGGCATCTGTCCTGCTTTCAGCATTGCACGTTGAGATTTTCTCGACAGATGACATAGTTAGTGGCTTTGTCATGCTCCTGGAATCCGCTGAGGATACAGCATTGGACATATTGGATGCTTCAAATGAACTTGCTCTTTTTCTGGCTAGGGCTGTGATTGATGATGTCTTGGTTCCGCTGAATCTAGAGGAAATAGGCAGCAAATTGACTCCAAATTGCAGTGGGAGCGAGACTGTCTCAATGGCTCGATCACTTGTTGCTGCCCGTCATGCAGGTGAGAGGATCCTGAGGTGCTGGGGAGGTGGAACTGGCTGGGCTGTTGAGGATGCAAAGGACAAGATAATGAAGCTACTTGAGGAATTTGAAAGTGGGGGGGTCGTGAATGAGGCTTGCCAATGCATCCGTGACCTCGGAATGCCATTCTTCAACCATGAAGTGGTGAAAAAGGCATTGGTTATGGCTATGGAAAAGAAGAACGACAGGATGCTGGA